A window of the Rhodoferax sp. GW822-FHT02A01 genome harbors these coding sequences:
- a CDS encoding TRAP transporter substrate-binding protein, which yields MRFPFKTLTTQIAIAVLALSATASMARTFRSADVHNKEFPTNMAVKFMGDELSKATGGKDNVKVFGDSSLGSEKDTVEQVKIGALDMVRVNTAAFHGIVPESMIPSLPFLFRDIEHFRKTIYGPQGDKILAAFDKAGFVGLALYESGARSIYAHKPIKSVADTKGMKIRVQPSDLWVSTIGAMGASATPMPFAEVYTGLKTGLLDAAENNYPSYEEAKHYESAPVYSETMHSMGPEVLVFSKKIWETLTPEEQTAIRKAAKASVPYYVGLWEAKEKDARAAVIKGGAKIVPASEIDRKSFVDVERPVWDKFANTPELKALVQEIVNAK from the coding sequence ATGCGCTTCCCATTCAAAACCTTGACCACCCAGATCGCCATCGCGGTGTTGGCGCTTTCTGCCACCGCCAGCATGGCCCGCACTTTCCGTTCGGCCGACGTTCACAACAAGGAATTCCCCACCAACATGGCGGTGAAGTTCATGGGTGACGAGCTGTCCAAGGCCACTGGCGGCAAGGACAACGTGAAGGTGTTCGGTGACAGCTCGCTGGGCTCTGAGAAAGACACTGTGGAGCAGGTCAAGATCGGTGCGCTGGACATGGTGCGCGTGAACACGGCTGCCTTCCACGGCATCGTGCCGGAGTCCATGATTCCTTCGCTACCCTTCCTGTTCCGCGATATCGAACATTTCCGCAAGACGATTTACGGTCCGCAAGGCGACAAGATCCTCGCGGCCTTCGACAAGGCTGGCTTCGTGGGACTGGCACTGTATGAAAGCGGCGCACGCTCCATCTATGCCCACAAGCCCATCAAATCCGTTGCCGACACCAAGGGTATGAAGATCCGCGTGCAACCCTCGGACCTGTGGGTCAGCACCATTGGCGCCATGGGTGCGTCCGCAACCCCTATGCCATTTGCCGAGGTCTACACCGGTTTGAAGACCGGCCTGCTGGACGCTGCCGAGAACAACTACCCTTCTTATGAAGAGGCCAAGCACTACGAGTCAGCACCCGTGTATTCGGAAACCATGCACTCCATGGGGCCTGAAGTGTTGGTGTTCTCCAAGAAAATTTGGGAAACGCTGACACCGGAAGAGCAGACGGCCATTCGCAAGGCCGCCAAGGCCTCAGTGCCGTACTACGTTGGCCTGTGGGAAGCCAAGGAGAAGGACGCCCGCGCAGCGGTTATCAAGGGTGGAGCCAAGATCGTTCCCGCCTCGGAAATCGATCGCAAGAGCTTTGTGGACGTGGAACGCCCCGTGTGGGACAAGTTCGCCAACACGCCTGAGCTCAAGGCACTGGTGCAAGAAATCGTCAACGCCAAATAA
- the ahpC gene encoding alkyl hydroperoxide reductase subunit C, whose protein sequence is MSLINTQVQPFKAQAFHNGKFIEVTEASLKGKWSVLIFMPAAFTFNCPTEIEDAADNYAEFQKAGAEVYIVTTDTHFSHKVWHETSPAVGKAKFPLVGDPTHALTNAFGVHIPEEGLALRGTFVINPDGVIKTLEIHSNEIARDVSETLRKLKAAQFTASHPGQVCPAKWKEGAATITPSLDLVGKI, encoded by the coding sequence ATGTCTTTGATCAACACCCAAGTTCAACCCTTCAAGGCCCAAGCCTTCCACAACGGCAAGTTCATTGAAGTGACCGAAGCTTCCCTGAAGGGCAAGTGGTCCGTGCTGATTTTCATGCCCGCCGCTTTCACCTTCAACTGCCCCACGGAAATTGAAGACGCTGCTGACAACTACGCCGAGTTCCAGAAGGCCGGTGCCGAGGTCTACATCGTGACCACCGACACCCACTTCTCCCACAAGGTCTGGCACGAAACCTCCCCCGCCGTGGGCAAGGCCAAGTTCCCGCTGGTTGGCGACCCCACCCACGCCCTGACCAACGCATTCGGCGTGCACATTCCTGAAGAAGGCCTGGCATTGCGCGGCACCTTCGTGATCAATCCCGATGGCGTGATCAAGACGCTGGAAATCCATTCCAACGAAATCGCCCGTGACGTGTCTGAAACCCTGCGCAAGCTCAAGGCTGCCCAGTTCACCGCTTCCCACCCTGGCCAAGTGTGCCCCGCCAAGTGGAAGGAAGGCGCTGCCACCATCACTCCGTCCCTGGATCTGGTCGGCAAGATCTAA
- a CDS encoding FadR/GntR family transcriptional regulator, with the protein MDLVQTPSPAPSGPPVDQTPLAARPRRVKGLVNEVMESLAGSIRSGAIKPGEKLPTESEIVARFDVSRTVVREAISRLQANRLVETRHGVGTFALPPEDTKNFKIADVDFATVADVIALLELRISLETEAAGLAAQRRTEQNLQSMQAMLDAFVIAIEEDSDAVPSDFNFHMEVARATGNRHFADLMTYLGTMIIPRTRVNTPNSAPEGRLAYLRRVHSEHESIFSAIRNQDTDAARAAMRTHLANSKDRLKNRKPN; encoded by the coding sequence ATGGACCTAGTACAAACCCCTAGCCCCGCCCCGTCCGGCCCCCCGGTGGACCAGACACCTCTCGCAGCTCGCCCGCGGCGTGTGAAAGGGTTGGTCAATGAAGTGATGGAAAGCCTGGCAGGCAGCATCCGCTCCGGCGCCATCAAGCCGGGCGAAAAGCTGCCCACCGAGTCCGAAATCGTGGCCCGCTTTGACGTCAGCCGCACCGTGGTGCGCGAGGCGATATCCCGCCTGCAGGCCAACCGGCTAGTGGAGACGCGCCACGGCGTGGGCACCTTTGCACTGCCACCCGAAGACACCAAGAACTTCAAGATTGCCGACGTCGATTTCGCCACCGTTGCCGACGTGATCGCCCTGCTGGAGTTGCGTATCAGCCTGGAGACAGAGGCCGCCGGCCTGGCCGCGCAGCGCCGCACCGAACAGAATCTGCAGTCCATGCAGGCCATGCTGGATGCCTTTGTCATTGCCATCGAGGAAGATTCCGACGCAGTGCCGTCCGACTTCAATTTCCACATGGAAGTGGCGCGCGCCACCGGCAACCGCCATTTCGCCGATCTCATGACCTACCTGGGCACCATGATCATTCCGCGCACCCGGGTCAACACACCCAACAGCGCGCCGGAAGGGCGTCTGGCCTATTTGCGCCGTGTGCATAGCGAGCACGAAAGCATCTTCAGCGCCATCCGAAACCAGGATACCGACGCCGCCCGCGCCGCCATGCGAACCCACCTGGCCAACAGCAAAGACCGACTCAAGAATCGCAAGCCCAACTAA
- a CDS encoding SMP-30/gluconolactonase/LRE family protein, with protein MPTTLASAELVLDVRNATGECPVWHAQEQALYWVDIPQKTLYRYSPATGRQHQWAAPEMLACITRGASSHQWFAGAQTGMFELDTRSEDVLGFRRVASVPHTQDGMRFNDGRCDRQGRFLAGTMVMDMAAAKPLGQIYRLGHGGALTPVLSGFVTPNGMAFSPNGRTMYLSDSNSAVRKVWAYDYDTERGLPSNPRPFIDMAAFLGRPDGAAMDTDGCYWICGIDAGLVHRYTPQGRLDRSIAVPVKKPTMCAFGGADLRTLYVASIRPANTTEPDALDGGLFAIHLSDVQGQPEPACTVF; from the coding sequence ATGCCTACCACTCTTGCGAGCGCCGAGCTGGTGCTCGACGTAAGGAATGCGACCGGTGAGTGCCCGGTCTGGCATGCCCAGGAGCAGGCGCTCTACTGGGTCGACATTCCGCAGAAGACGTTGTACCGCTACAGCCCTGCAACGGGCCGGCAGCACCAATGGGCAGCGCCCGAGATGCTGGCCTGCATCACCCGTGGTGCCTCCAGCCACCAGTGGTTTGCCGGTGCGCAAACCGGCATGTTTGAGCTAGACACTCGCAGTGAAGATGTGCTCGGGTTCCGGCGTGTGGCAAGCGTGCCGCACACCCAGGATGGCATGCGTTTCAACGATGGCCGCTGCGATCGCCAAGGGCGCTTTCTGGCGGGCACCATGGTGATGGACATGGCGGCAGCCAAGCCGCTGGGCCAGATCTACCGCCTGGGCCACGGAGGTGCGCTGACACCGGTGCTCAGCGGCTTTGTCACTCCGAATGGCATGGCCTTCAGTCCGAATGGCCGCACCATGTATCTGTCTGACTCCAACAGTGCGGTGCGCAAGGTCTGGGCCTACGACTACGACACGGAGCGCGGACTGCCCAGCAACCCGCGTCCGTTCATCGACATGGCAGCTTTCCTGGGCCGACCCGATGGCGCCGCCATGGACACCGATGGCTGCTACTGGATTTGCGGTATCGACGCCGGATTGGTGCACCGTTACACGCCGCAAGGTCGGCTGGACCGTTCGATTGCCGTGCCGGTGAAGAAACCCACCATGTGCGCCTTCGGCGGTGCCGACCTACGCACCCTGTATGTGGCTTCCATCCGCCCTGCCAACACCACCGAGCCTGACGCCCTGGACGGCGGGCTGTTTGCCATTCACCTGAGTGACGTGCAAGGCCAGCCCGAGCCGGCCTGCACGGTCTTCTGA
- a CDS encoding NAD(P)-dependent oxidoreductase: MTIKVHHTLLLTGAAGGVGTALRQRLKANCSVLRLSDRVDLGPAQDGEEIVQADLADAAAVHAAVQGCQAIVHMGGVSLEGPFDPILQGNIIGVYNLYEAARQHGVKRVVFASSNHVTGFYRQGETITPAHPPRPDSLYGVSKAFGEDLSRMYFDRYGIETACVRIGSAFAAPRDRRMLASWLSFDDLHRLITACLTTPVLGHTIIFGMSNNAVSWYDNASVRHVGYAPQDSSDGFREEIYARTPEPDLTDPTVQYQGGTFLMAGIPMTAHLRGK; the protein is encoded by the coding sequence ATGACGATCAAAGTACACCACACTTTGCTGCTGACCGGTGCCGCAGGCGGCGTCGGAACCGCACTGCGCCAGCGGCTCAAGGCCAATTGCAGCGTGTTGCGCCTGTCGGACCGGGTGGACCTGGGCCCGGCGCAGGACGGCGAGGAAATCGTACAAGCCGACCTGGCCGATGCGGCGGCCGTCCATGCGGCGGTGCAGGGGTGCCAGGCCATCGTGCATATGGGCGGCGTATCGCTGGAAGGGCCGTTTGATCCCATCCTGCAAGGCAACATCATTGGTGTTTACAACCTCTACGAAGCGGCGCGCCAACACGGCGTCAAGCGCGTGGTGTTTGCCAGCTCCAACCATGTGACGGGTTTTTATCGCCAGGGCGAAACCATCACCCCGGCGCATCCGCCCCGGCCCGACAGCCTGTATGGCGTGAGCAAGGCCTTTGGCGAAGACCTGTCGCGCATGTACTTTGACCGCTATGGCATAGAGACCGCCTGCGTGCGCATCGGCTCGGCCTTTGCCGCGCCAAGGGACCGTCGCATGCTGGCGAGCTGGTTGAGCTTTGACGATTTGCATCGCCTGATCACCGCCTGCCTGACCACCCCGGTGCTGGGCCACACGATTATTTTCGGCATGTCGAACAACGCTGTATCCTGGTACGACAACGCCAGCGTGCGCCACGTGGGCTACGCGCCGCAGGACAGCTCGGATGGCTTCCGCGAGGAAATTTACGCCCGCACTCCGGAGCCGGATCTGACCGACCCCACGGTGCAGTACCAGGGCGGCACCTTTCTGATGGCCGGCATTCCCATGACGGCCCATCTGCGCGGCAAATAA
- the ahpF gene encoding alkyl hydroperoxide reductase subunit F: protein MLDAQLTTQLQGYLQNLRQPIRLIASLDDSAKAQELRELLVEIAALSDKVTLDESGTDARRPSFVIAKEGETRGVRFAAIPMGHEFTSLVLALLWTGGHPPKVSAEVLDQIKSLDATMNFEVYMSLTCHNCPDVVQAATLMTIFNPKINTTVIDGGMYQSEVDARQVMAVPMVFMNDALFGSGRMTLEEIVGKLDSHSASREAAKLSEKAAYDVLIVGGGPAGAAAAVYAARKGIRVGVAAERFGGQVNDTMAIENYISVLETDGPKFAAALEAQVRHYDVDIMNLQTASRIVPAATAGGLTEVHMTNGGVLKARSLILSTGARWRNVNVPGEAEYKNKGVAYCPHCDGPLFKGKRVAVIGGGNSGVEAAIDLAGVVQHVTLVEFADALKADAVLVNKLKSLPNVDIHVNAQTTEITGDGSKVNGLHYKDRATGELHKVALEGVFVQIGLVPNSEFLKGTLELSKFGEIIVDARGHTSLPGVFAAGDVTTVPYKQIVIAAGEGAKAALSAFDYLIRQPVVAPATPQAEAVAA, encoded by the coding sequence ATGCTCGACGCACAACTGACCACACAACTTCAAGGCTATCTGCAGAACCTGCGCCAGCCTATCCGCCTCATCGCCTCGCTGGACGACAGCGCCAAGGCGCAGGAACTGCGCGAACTGCTGGTGGAGATAGCCGCCCTGTCCGACAAGGTCACGCTGGACGAATCCGGCACCGACGCGCGCCGCCCCTCGTTTGTCATTGCCAAGGAAGGCGAAACCCGCGGTGTGCGCTTTGCCGCCATCCCCATGGGCCATGAATTCACCTCGCTGGTACTGGCCCTGCTGTGGACCGGCGGCCACCCGCCCAAGGTGAGTGCCGAGGTACTGGACCAGATCAAGAGCCTGGACGCCACGATGAACTTCGAGGTTTACATGTCCCTGACCTGCCACAACTGCCCAGACGTGGTGCAGGCCGCCACCCTGATGACCATCTTCAACCCCAAGATCAACACGACGGTGATTGATGGCGGCATGTACCAGAGCGAAGTGGATGCGCGCCAGGTGATGGCCGTGCCCATGGTGTTCATGAACGACGCCCTGTTCGGCTCCGGCCGCATGACGCTGGAAGAAATCGTGGGCAAGCTCGACAGCCACTCCGCCAGCCGCGAAGCCGCCAAGCTCAGCGAGAAGGCAGCCTACGACGTGCTGATCGTGGGTGGTGGCCCGGCCGGTGCTGCGGCTGCGGTGTATGCCGCACGCAAGGGCATCCGCGTGGGCGTGGCAGCCGAGCGCTTCGGCGGCCAGGTGAATGACACCATGGCCATCGAGAACTACATCTCGGTGCTGGAAACCGACGGCCCCAAATTTGCCGCAGCCTTGGAAGCACAGGTGCGCCACTACGACGTGGACATCATGAACCTGCAGACCGCCAGCCGCATTGTTCCCGCTGCCACGGCAGGTGGGTTGACCGAAGTCCACATGACCAACGGCGGCGTACTTAAGGCGCGCAGCCTGATCCTGTCCACCGGCGCACGCTGGCGCAATGTGAACGTGCCCGGTGAAGCCGAGTACAAGAACAAGGGCGTGGCCTATTGCCCGCACTGCGACGGTCCGCTGTTCAAAGGCAAGCGTGTGGCGGTGATTGGCGGGGGCAACTCCGGCGTGGAAGCGGCCATCGACCTGGCCGGTGTGGTGCAACACGTCACCCTGGTGGAATTTGCCGACGCGCTCAAGGCCGATGCGGTGCTGGTCAACAAGCTCAAGAGCCTGCCCAATGTGGACATCCACGTGAACGCACAGACCACCGAGATCACCGGCGACGGCTCCAAGGTCAACGGCCTGCACTACAAGGACCGCGCCACCGGTGAGCTGCACAAAGTTGCGCTCGAAGGCGTGTTCGTGCAGATCGGCCTGGTGCCCAACTCCGAGTTCCTCAAGGGCACGCTGGAGTTGAGCAAGTTTGGCGAAATCATCGTGGATGCCAGGGGCCACACCAGCCTGCCCGGCGTGTTTGCCGCGGGTGACGTGACCACCGTGCCCTACAAGCAGATCGTGATTGCGGCCGGCGAAGGTGCCAAGGCAGCGCTCAGCGCCTTCGACTACTTGATCCGTCAGCCGGTGGTTGCACCTGCAACACCACAGGCGGAAGCCGTCGCCGCCTAG
- a CDS encoding TRAP transporter small permease, with the protein MGVLTFLNSRLSRWTLLLACACLVGLLGVVIYGVVMRYVFNDAPAYVEQLALLLVISVAMFGASAGVRDAGHIGLDSLVKALPDIAQFWCKVVVHGFIIVFAMALLAGGTLMAVSTHASTIPTLGLSEAYRYLPVLMSGVLITLFSIEHLVALFTGKKVAPSWH; encoded by the coding sequence GTGGGCGTCCTGACTTTTCTGAACTCCAGGCTGTCACGCTGGACGCTATTGCTGGCGTGCGCCTGCCTGGTGGGTTTGCTGGGTGTGGTGATCTACGGTGTGGTGATGCGTTATGTCTTCAATGACGCACCGGCCTACGTGGAGCAGCTCGCCTTGTTGCTGGTGATTTCGGTTGCCATGTTTGGCGCATCGGCCGGTGTGCGTGACGCCGGCCACATCGGCTTGGACTCGCTGGTCAAGGCATTGCCTGATATCGCGCAGTTCTGGTGCAAGGTGGTGGTGCACGGTTTCATCATCGTGTTTGCCATGGCGCTGCTGGCAGGGGGCACCCTGATGGCCGTGTCCACCCACGCCAGCACCATTCCCACACTGGGCCTGTCCGAGGCCTACCGTTATCTGCCGGTGCTGATGTCCGGTGTGTTGATCACCCTGTTTTCCATCGAGCATCTGGTGGCTTTGTTTACCGGAAAGAAAGTAGCTCCCTCATGGCACTGA
- a CDS encoding glycerate kinase, which yields MTDENTPFSDPRHAPLDFLSHLYAVAVRRAMPLHTIGAFLPSPSGRTVVVGAGKAAGAMAHAVEALWPQDAPLSGLVVTRYGHTPQRPAGIPARIEIVEAAHPVPDAAGLAAAERMMELPRNLTADDLVLCLISGGGSSLLTLPADGLTLADKQRINQALLDSGASIGEMNCVRKHLSRIKGGRLAAACAPARVLTLLISDVPGDDASVIASGPTVPDASTCADALAILKRYNIAVPEQVLEHLRTGELETRKPADPVFANSQVHLIATPQQSLEAAAQAARDAGIAAYILSDEIEGESREVGKVHAALARAVAQKGQPFQKPCVILSGGETTVTIRPRAPGAPRGRGGRAGEFCMGLAQAQQGQAGVYALAADTDGIDGVEDNAGAFVTPDTLALSTQKGIKLSDHLDRNDAYGFFEALNALFVTGPTHTNVNDFRAILVL from the coding sequence ATGACTGATGAGAATACGCCATTTTCGGACCCTAGACATGCTCCGCTCGATTTCCTGAGCCATCTCTATGCTGTCGCCGTGCGGCGCGCCATGCCGCTGCACACCATTGGCGCATTTCTGCCATCCCCTTCGGGACGCACGGTAGTGGTGGGCGCGGGCAAGGCGGCTGGCGCCATGGCCCATGCGGTGGAAGCCCTGTGGCCGCAGGATGCGCCGCTGTCGGGCCTAGTGGTGACGCGCTATGGGCACACGCCGCAGCGGCCTGCCGGGATACCGGCGCGCATCGAAATCGTGGAAGCGGCACATCCTGTGCCCGACGCCGCTGGATTGGCCGCTGCCGAACGCATGATGGAACTGCCGCGCAACCTCACCGCGGACGATCTGGTGCTGTGCCTGATTTCAGGCGGCGGGTCGTCCCTGCTCACCTTGCCCGCCGACGGTCTGACCCTGGCCGACAAACAGCGCATCAACCAGGCACTGCTGGACAGCGGCGCCAGCATTGGCGAAATGAATTGCGTACGCAAGCACCTCTCGCGCATCAAGGGCGGGCGCCTGGCGGCCGCCTGTGCTCCGGCGCGCGTGTTGACCCTGCTCATCAGCGATGTGCCGGGCGATGACGCCAGCGTGATTGCCAGCGGCCCTACCGTGCCGGATGCCAGCACCTGCGCCGATGCCCTGGCTATCCTGAAGCGCTACAACATTGCGGTGCCGGAACAGGTCCTGGAGCATCTGCGCACGGGAGAACTGGAAACCCGCAAACCCGCCGATCCGGTCTTTGCCAACAGCCAGGTGCACCTGATCGCCACGCCCCAGCAATCGCTGGAGGCCGCTGCACAGGCTGCGCGGGATGCAGGCATCGCCGCCTACATATTGAGTGACGAAATCGAAGGCGAATCGCGCGAGGTCGGCAAGGTCCACGCCGCGCTGGCGCGCGCCGTGGCACAGAAGGGCCAGCCCTTCCAGAAGCCGTGTGTCATCCTGAGCGGCGGCGAGACCACAGTCACCATCCGTCCGCGTGCGCCGGGTGCCCCCCGCGGACGCGGCGGGCGCGCCGGCGAATTCTGCATGGGACTGGCGCAGGCGCAGCAAGGTCAAGCGGGTGTGTATGCACTGGCTGCTGACACCGACGGCATTGATGGCGTGGAAGACAACGCCGGCGCCTTTGTCACACCCGACACACTGGCCCTGTCCACCCAAAAGGGCATCAAGCTCAGCGACCACCTGGACCGCAACGACGCCTATGGTTTCTTTGAGGCGCTGAACGCGCTGTTTGTTACCGGCCCCACCCATACCAACGTCAACGATTTCCGGGCGATTCTGGTCCTCTGA